AAATACGGCGCGGCTAATTATGAAAATATTGCTCAGGTGCTTTACCAATATTCGGGCGATCGATTGGCCGACGTGCAGCAATTCGCCAGACGACTATTGGTTAACATTTTGCTTGCTAATGGCGATGCACACTTAAAAAACTGGAGCCTGATTTATCCTGATATGAGAACACCCAAGCTGTCGCCCGCGTACGATATTGTGACCACGCTTGTGTATATTGACGGCGAAAAGGACTTCGCTCTGAATTTAAATAAAGAAAAGAATTGGTACAACGTGAACTATTCACATTTCGAAGCATGGGCTAAAAAGGCGGATGTTCCTTGGAAAGCTGTTCGATTTCATCTTGAGGACACATTAGATAGAGCGCGAACAGTTTGGCCAAAGGCTATCAAAGATTTGCCAATGAATGAAGAACATAAAATTAAGCTTGCCGAACACTGGGGTAGGCTGAATTCTAATTTTCGGATTGGTTAGTGATGGTCTGGGGAGTAAATAAGAATGGCACACTTGGGTGTCGGTCGTTCACGCGCATCGCCCGGATTGCGGGTTCTCACCCGGACGTCCGGCCCAAATAAAAAAGACACCCTTGGGTGTCGATTGTTAGATGGGAATTCCTGCTGAGTTAGATCTCCAGCACTCGGCTTTGCCTCGCGCTGCACTAGCGCCTTTGGCGCGTCGGTCGTTCACGCGCATCCTGCGCTACCACGACACTCGCACGTCCAGGTGCATCGCCCGGATTGCGGGTTCTCACCCGGACGTCCGGCCCAAATAAAAAAGACACCCAAGGGTGTCTTTTTTATTTGGTGGAGGCGGCGGGGATCGAACCCGCGTCCATAAGCCCTCCGCTCATCGGATCTACATGTTTAGTTTGTCTTTAGTTTAGCCCTGACCAACTGGACAAACGCACTCGGTCTAGGGTGAGTCGACTTGCGTTTTAACGGCAGCTTAATCGACACAAGCTACGCGCGATTTCATGTGAGATGAGATCTCGAATCCGAAGCCATGAACAACTCTGGTGAGACCCTAGCGGCCTAAGCTGCTAGTGCGTAGTTATCGTCGTTTGCAACTATAACTTTTGCAGCTGGATTTAAGAGTCAAGCCACAATGCTCTACATGCACCGAAGGTTTCGCGACCCATGTCGAAGCCATGTCGCCCCCATTTTCTTGCATTAAACAAAAGCGCGTGGCGCTGGTGTTTGGAATGTGTTCGAAATTGGGTGTGCCAATCGGGTTACGCAGTATATGGGGGCGTTTCGCAGGAATCAAACAGAATTTGCCAATTTAGTCGCCGGGCGAGGAGTGCTTGGCTGCGGTGAAGATCACCAGCCTGTCGCCCTCATAGGTGTTACTGCGGGCCTGAAGCGCTATCCAAAAAAGCGCAAACGCAGGTCTTCTCGGCCACCATTGGGACCCGCATACGTTAATTGTGCTAACCAGAGTTCCGCTGTCGCCAGCGCATCAATTACGGCATTGTGTGCTTGATAACTTGGCAGGTTGTAGCGTTGTCGACAGTCGTGCAATCGCAGAGACGCACCATCCAGTCGGTTTTGGCGTGACAGTTTTAATTGCTCGTTGCGTAGTGTGTCGATCACGAGGCAGTAGGGCCGTACACCGTAAATCTGTTCGCAGGCAGTATTTAAAAAACGCATGTCGAGCGGCGCGTGGTGTACGACCAATACACGACTGCCGAGTTGGAACAACAGCGCATCCAATACCGTATTCAGTGCCTTGCCGGACGACAATACCGTGTGGCTAATCTTGTGAATGGGGCCGGATTCAGACAAGTCCAGCTGCGCTTCATTGCTTGCCACATAGTGATGCTGAGCACTGTCGTGGCAAATTTGGCCATTCTCGATGACAACCCAGCCAGCACTGA
The sequence above is a segment of the Arenicella chitinivorans genome. Coding sequences within it:
- a CDS encoding exonuclease domain-containing protein is translated as MFESIAHTRMTRRRRKAQKLASQDSMRNYLATALPHPNHAAWQCDYLVLDLEMSGLDPEQNHILSAGWVVIENGQICHDSAQHHYVASNEAQLDLSESGPIHKISHTVLSSGKALNTVLDALLFQLGSRVLVVHHAPLDMRFLNTACEQIYGVRPYCLVIDTLRNEQLKLSRQNRLDGASLRLHDCRQRYNLPSYQAHNAVIDALATAELWLAQLTYAGPNGGREDLRLRFFG